From Virgibacillus ihumii, the proteins below share one genomic window:
- a CDS encoding NUDIX hydrolase, with protein MELWDMYDKDRRKTGRTHERGVPLAIGDFHLVVSVWIVNDDGDFLISKRHPDKTNPYLWEFPGGSVLTGEDSYQGALREVHEEISIDLSGYEGKVLRSVRRKVNFHDTWLFHASFPIEDVTLQADEVIDARWATPNEIKRLIKGGDFAPSLRYFVDML; from the coding sequence ATGGAACTGTGGGACATGTACGATAAGGATAGACGGAAAACCGGCAGAACGCATGAACGGGGAGTACCATTGGCAATCGGGGATTTCCACCTGGTCGTTAGCGTTTGGATCGTGAATGATGATGGGGATTTTTTAATATCGAAACGGCATCCCGACAAGACGAATCCCTACTTATGGGAATTCCCAGGCGGATCCGTGCTGACAGGCGAGGACAGCTATCAGGGAGCGCTGCGCGAGGTCCACGAGGAAATCAGCATTGACTTGTCCGGATATGAAGGTAAGGTGCTCCGAAGCGTACGCCGAAAGGTAAACTTCCATGATACCTGGCTGTTTCATGCCTCGTTCCCGATTGAAGATGTTACGCTCCAGGCGGATGAAGTAATTGATGCGAGGTGGGCGACCCCGAATGAAATCAAACGTTTGATCAAGGGCGGCGATTTCGCTCCGTCGCTAAGGTATTTTGTGGATATGTTGTAG
- a CDS encoding galactitol-1-phosphate 5-dehydrogenase — MRALNLYGIQDLRSEDTSPEPVIENTDDVIVKVKAVGICGSDLSRYKKLGPYVKGMTFGHEFSGVVVEAGPEVDGLQTGDRVAGCPTFYCGECESCRKGELSRCETLTVIGARHPGAYAEYVKLPAENIIPIPDEVDFDTAAMVEPSAVVVHGMYRTSLQPGGSVAVMGCGNIGLLAVQWAKIFGAKTVYAIDIDDEKLRVAEEVGADVVVNSLEGSSAYDQIMEYTDGKGVDVVVESAGSPVTSAQVFALAKKGGEVVFMGIPYADVNIERFYFEKIVRSELTVLGSWNAISAPFPGREWEATVHHMANGQIDVKPMITHRLNLREGPDVFEQIVNGDGSFGKVLFYPELG; from the coding sequence TGAAGGTAAAAGCTGTCGGAATTTGCGGCTCTGATCTTTCCAGATATAAAAAACTCGGCCCGTATGTGAAAGGTATGACATTTGGTCACGAGTTTTCCGGTGTGGTTGTTGAAGCGGGACCGGAAGTTGATGGACTCCAGACAGGAGATCGCGTGGCAGGTTGTCCGACTTTTTACTGCGGGGAATGTGAAAGCTGCCGAAAAGGAGAACTATCGCGTTGTGAAACGTTAACCGTTATCGGCGCGCGGCACCCCGGGGCATATGCCGAATATGTGAAATTGCCGGCTGAAAATATTATACCAATCCCTGATGAGGTAGATTTTGATACGGCGGCTATGGTTGAACCATCCGCCGTTGTTGTACACGGGATGTATCGCACGTCACTGCAGCCCGGGGGAAGTGTGGCTGTAATGGGCTGCGGAAATATTGGGCTGCTTGCTGTTCAATGGGCGAAAATATTTGGTGCAAAAACGGTGTACGCGATTGATATTGATGATGAAAAATTGCGTGTGGCCGAGGAAGTGGGTGCGGATGTCGTGGTGAATTCTTTGGAAGGGTCTTCGGCATACGACCAAATAATGGAATATACAGATGGAAAAGGCGTCGACGTCGTAGTGGAGTCTGCCGGATCGCCCGTCACATCAGCACAGGTATTTGCCCTGGCCAAAAAAGGCGGGGAAGTCGTGTTTATGGGGATCCCATATGCAGATGTGAACATTGAACGCTTTTATTTTGAAAAGATTGTCCGCAGTGAACTGACCGTATTAGGCTCATGGAATGCAATATCAGCGCCATTCCCGGGAAGAGAGTGGGAAGCCACCGTTCATCATATGGCTAATGGACAAATAGATGTGAAGCCGATGATTACCCACCGGCTGAATTTGCGGGAAGGCCCTGATGTGTTTGAGCAGATTGTGAATGGTGATGGGTCGTTTGGGAAGGTGTTGTTTTATCCGGAGCTGGGTTGA